The Rhinoraja longicauda isolate Sanriku21f chromosome 25, sRhiLon1.1, whole genome shotgun sequence genome has a window encoding:
- the LOC144606083 gene encoding V-type proton ATPase 116 kDa subunit a 2-like, which yields MDIVAGLNTRIQDLHTVLYRTEEYLQQVLLKASESIHTWLVQVKKMKAIYHILNLCSFDVTNKCLIAEVWCPVADLAKVRQALEEGSRKSSATVPSFVNRIPTADTPPTLIRTNRFTSGFQNIVDAYGVGNYQEINPGLYTIITFPFLFAVMFGDFGHGLIMTVFALWMVLSENNPKLRRTRNEIWNTFFDGRYIILMMGIFSLYTGLIYNDCFSKSFNIFGSGWSVKNMFVNESRMVTEVRRSQFLSLDPNVSGVFKGPYPFGIDPVWNLASNRLSFLNSFKMKMSVILGITHMTFGVILGVFNHLHFKNICNIYLVFVPELVFMVSLFGYLMFMIIYKWLAYSAANSNLAPSILIHFINMFVMQSNENTQLYTGQKGLQVFLLVIALLSVPILLFGKPGYLYWKHHGGRSFGTYRKGYTLVRRGSEEEVSLLRAHEMEQGENHLNHSGQPDGTDQEFNFGDVFMHQAIHTIEYCLGCVSNTASYLRLWALSLAHAQLSEVLWGMVLHLGLRMDNDFGSLLLFPVFGIFAVLTVAVLLVMEGLSAFLHALRLHWVEFQNKFYMGNGYKFSPFSFELLARNFDDFA from the exons ATGGACATCGTGGCCGGGCTCAACACTCGCATCCAAGACCTGCACACG GTACTGTACAGAACTGAGGAATACCTGCAGCAGGTGCTGCTCAAGGCATCCGAGTCCATCCACACCTGGCTGGTTCAGGTGAAGAAGATGAAGGCCATTTACCACATTCTCAACCTGTGCAGTTTTGACGTCACCAACAAGTGCCTGATTGCTGAAGTCTGGTGCCCAGTGGCCGATCTGGCCAAGGTTCGCCAAGCTTTGGAAGAAGGATCT AGGAAAAGCTCAGCCACTGTTCCATCGTTTGTGAACCGGATTCCCACCGCCGATACCCCGCCCACCCTCATCCGCACTAACCGCTTCACCTCCGGGTTCCAAAACATTGTGGATGCTTATGGAGTGGGAAACTACCAGGAAATTAACCCAG GGCTGTACACCATCATCACCTTCCCCTTCCTGTTTGCGGTGATGTTTGGGGACTTTGGGCACGGCCTCATCATGACCGTGTTTGCACTGTGGATGGTGCTGTCGGAAAACAACCCGAAACTACGGCGCACCAGGAACGAG ATCTGGAACACGTTTTTTGACGGCCGCTACATCATTCTGATGATGGGGATATTCTCCTTGTACACTGGACTGATCTACAATGACTGCTTTTCAAAATCCTTCAATATATTTGGGTCTGGATGGAGTGTCAAAAATATGTTCGTTAATGAAAGTAGGAT GGTCACTGAAGTCAGGCGGAGCCAGTTCCTCAGCTTGGACCCCAACGTTTCTGGAGTCTTCAAAGGGCCCTATCCTTTCGGCATTGAcccg GTTTGGAACCTAGCAAGCAATCGTCTCAGTTTCCTGAATTCATTTAAAATGAAAATGTCGGTAATCCTTGGTATTACGCACATGACATTTGGAGTCATTCTTGGAGTCTTCAATCATTT GCACTTTAAGAATATCTGCAACATCTACCTGGTATTTGTTCCGGAGCTGGTTTTCATGGTCTCTCTCTTCGGATACCTGATGTTTATGATAATTTACAAGTGGCTGGCATACTCTGCTGCAAACTCCAATCTGGCTCCCAGCATCCTCATCCATTTTATCAACATGTTTGTGATGCAAAGTAATGAAAATACACAGCTTTACACCGGGCAG AAAGGATTGCAAGTCTTCCTGCTCGTGATCGCTCTGCTGTCTGTTCCAATCTTGCTGTTTGGGAAGCCTGGATATTTGTACTGGAAGCACCACGGAGGAAGAAGTTTTGGGACGTACAGA AAAGGCTACACGCTTGTGCGGAGAGGAAGTGAAGAAGAGGTGTCACTACTGAGAGCTCATGAAATGGAACAGGGAGAAAACCATTTGAACCATTCCGGTCAACCAGATGGCACTGACCAGGAG TTCAATTTTGGTGATGTTTTCATGCATCAAGCTATTCACACCATTGAGTATTGTCTGGGCTGCGTGTCGAATACCGCTTCGTACCTGAGGCTCTGGGCTCTCAGTCTGGCTCACGCTC AGCTGTCGGAGGTGCTGTGGGGAATGGTGCTGCACTTGGGCCTTCGCATGGACAATGATTTTGGTTCCTTGTTGTTGTTCCCGGTCTTTGGCATCTTTGCGGTTCTGACCGTCGCAGTTCTGCTGGTCATGGAGGGTCTCTCAGCGTTCCTGCACGCTCTCCGATTGCACTG GGTGGAATTCCAAAACAAGTTCTACATGGGCAACGGATACAAATTTTCTCCATTCTCCTTCGAGCTGCTGGCTCGTAATTTTGATGACTTTGCCTAG
- the LOC144606042 gene encoding V-type proton ATPase 116 kDa subunit a 2-like produces the protein MESMYRSEEMCLAQLFLQAASAYDCVSELGEAGLVEFRDLNPNVTTFQRKFVTEMRRCEEMEKTLGYLLQEIKRADISLLDSEVNPVAPLPKHVLKIQEQLQQLEAELREVTKNKETLKRNFLELNEYNHMLRVTQDFVKRTSELLISI, from the exons ATGGAGTCCATGTACCGCAGCGAGGAGATGTGCCTGGCCCAGCTCTTCCTGCAGGCCGCCTCGGCCTACGACTGTGTCAGCGAGCTGGGGGAGGCCGGCCTGGTGGAGTTCCGCGAC CTGAACCCTAATGTGACCACCTTTCAGCGCAAGTTTGTCACTGAGATGAGGAGATGTGAGGAAATGGAGAAGACTCTAG GTTACCTGCTGCAAGAAATTAAAAGAGCGGATATATCTTTGCTGGACAGTGAAGTGAATCCCGTCGCCCCACTGCCAAAACACGTCTTAAAAATACAA GAGCAGCTGCAGCAGCTGGAGGCAGAGCTgagagaggtgaccaagaacaAGGAGACTCTGAAGAGGAACTTTCTCGAGCTGAACGAGTATAATCACATGCTGAGAGTGACCCAGGACTTTGTGAAAAGAACCTCAGAG CTGTTGATTTCTATTTGA